The nucleotide window TGGCCTGCCCGAAGATGAAGGTCAACACAGGAATAGTAATATCGACATTAGTGATACCGAGAATCCACTGGTCGGGTCGCGGAAACCTGCTTTCCAACCATTCCAGTATTTTCAGGGAGTTGTATTGATCACGTGTGTCATCCAGGGCGAAATCGGGACGCGGCTCGGGGGAGAGAATATCGCAGTTTAGCTCGAAGCAGGACCGGACTGCAGAACAAGCTCTCTCCTCCGCATCGTCAGGAGTATTTCCAAGTGAAACGATGCAGAGCTTGACCGGAGGTTCGCACATCGGCATCATTGGCTAGGCTCTGTCAGTGTCGGCGCTTGGGC belongs to Candidatus Zixiibacteriota bacterium and includes:
- a CDS encoding archaemetzincin family Zn-dependent metalloprotease — protein: MMPMCEPPVKLCIVSLGNTPDDAEERACSAVRSCFELNCDILSPEPRPDFALDDTRDQYNSLKILEWLESRFPRPDQWILGITNVDITIPVLTFIFGQARLCGRSAVISTFRLSEEFYGRPNDTMILLSRVEKEAIHEAGHMLGLTHCLDRNCVMYPSNSLAQTDLKSTRLCSECRSNLYP